One window of Cataglyphis hispanica isolate Lineage 1 chromosome 12, ULB_Chis1_1.0, whole genome shotgun sequence genomic DNA carries:
- the LOC126853716 gene encoding keratin, type II cytoskeletal 1-like isoform X1: MQCIHRTPFTMVVRTLGIVLLFSLVATLSGLPTAIPDPANTHKEHTLSTDLQPPPLEKEHHATVYIINLYAVKNNSGSTSEEMFENEIIENVPDILEPLATVLLVVEDDDEERERHSPTDLDEFAAELESQGIMVDKIKINDKSKVLKMNLEKEKAQKMIESASIPIHERKDRQKRTLYCKTCRGGGYGGGYGGGGYPSGGGSCPTCGGGNYYPPSGGGGGYIAVPVVVVPITGGAGHYRKGGGGGGYYPSGGGCSTCGGGGGGGSWSQSSASAQSSSGSWGKK; this comes from the exons ATGCAGTGCATCCACCGAACACCTTTCACGATGGTAGTTCGTACTCTTGGAATAGTGCTCCTTTTTTCACTTGTCGCGACCCTTTCAGGGTTGCCGACTGCTATACCAG ACCCGGCGAATACACATAAAGAACACACGTTGTCGACCGACTTACAACCACCCCCGCTTGAGAAAGAACATCATGCCACAGTTTACATAATTAACTTGTACGCTGTAAAAAATAACAGCGGCAGTACGTCAGAggaaatgtttgaaaatgaaattattgaaaatgttcCTGACATATTAG AACCATTGGCAACTGTTCTTCTAGTAGTAGAAGATGATgacgaagaaagagaaagacactCACCTACCGACCTCGACGAATTCGCGGCTGAATTGGAAAGTCAAGGTATTATGGTTGACAAGATCAAAATAAACGATAAATCAAAAGTGCTCAAAATGAATTTGGAAAAGGAAAAGGCGCAGAAAATGATAGAATCGGCTTCGATACCGATTCACGAGAGAAAAGATCGGCAGAAGAGAACTCTCTACTGTAAAACGTGTAGAGGAGGTGGATACGGAGGAGGATACGGAGGAGGTGGGTATCCGAGCGGAGGTGGTTCCTGTCCCACTTGTGGTGGAGGAAATTATTATCCTCctagtggtggtggtggtg GGTATATAGCAGTACCGGTTGTAGTCGTACCTATTACAGGAGGCGCAGGCCATTATCGTAaaggtggcggcggcggcggatATTATCCAAGCGGAGGCGGCTGTAGTACTTGCGg TGGTGGAGGCGGTGGAGGTTCGTGGTCCCAATCTTCTGCTTCGGCTCAATCTTCTTCTGGAAGTTG GGGAAAGAAATAA
- the LOC126853716 gene encoding uncharacterized protein LOC126853716 isoform X2, giving the protein MQCIHRTPFTMVVRTLGIVLLFSLVATLSGLPTAIPDPANTHKEHTLSTDLQPPPLEKEHHATVYIINLYAVKNNSGSTSEEMFENEIIENVPDILEPLATVLLVVEDDDEERERHSPTDLDEFAAELESQGIMVDKIKINDKSKVLKMNLEKEKAQKMIESASIPIHERKDRQKRTLYCKTCRGGGYGGGYGGGGYPSGGGSCPTCGGGNYYPPSGGGGVVPITGGAGHYRKGGGGGGYYPSGGGCSTCGGGGGGGSWSQSSASAQSSSGSWGKK; this is encoded by the exons ATGCAGTGCATCCACCGAACACCTTTCACGATGGTAGTTCGTACTCTTGGAATAGTGCTCCTTTTTTCACTTGTCGCGACCCTTTCAGGGTTGCCGACTGCTATACCAG ACCCGGCGAATACACATAAAGAACACACGTTGTCGACCGACTTACAACCACCCCCGCTTGAGAAAGAACATCATGCCACAGTTTACATAATTAACTTGTACGCTGTAAAAAATAACAGCGGCAGTACGTCAGAggaaatgtttgaaaatgaaattattgaaaatgttcCTGACATATTAG AACCATTGGCAACTGTTCTTCTAGTAGTAGAAGATGATgacgaagaaagagaaagacactCACCTACCGACCTCGACGAATTCGCGGCTGAATTGGAAAGTCAAGGTATTATGGTTGACAAGATCAAAATAAACGATAAATCAAAAGTGCTCAAAATGAATTTGGAAAAGGAAAAGGCGCAGAAAATGATAGAATCGGCTTCGATACCGATTCACGAGAGAAAAGATCGGCAGAAGAGAACTCTCTACTGTAAAACGTGTAGAGGAGGTGGATACGGAGGAGGATACGGAGGAGGTGGGTATCCGAGCGGAGGTGGTTCCTGTCCCACTTGTGGTGGAGGAAATTATTATCCTCctagtggtggtggtggtg TCGTACCTATTACAGGAGGCGCAGGCCATTATCGTAaaggtggcggcggcggcggatATTATCCAAGCGGAGGCGGCTGTAGTACTTGCGg TGGTGGAGGCGGTGGAGGTTCGTGGTCCCAATCTTCTGCTTCGGCTCAATCTTCTTCTGGAAGTTG GGGAAAGAAATAA
- the LOC126853716 gene encoding keratin, type II cytoskeletal 3-like isoform X4 — protein sequence MQCIHRTPFTMVVRTLGIVLLFSLVATLSGLPTAIPDPANTHKEHTLSTDLQPPPLEKEHHATVYIINLYAVKNNSGSTSEEMFENEIIENVPDILEPLATVLLVVEDDDEERERHSPTDLDEFAAELESQGIMVDKIKINDKSKVLKMNLEKEKAQKMIESASIPIHERKDRQKRTLYCKTCRGGGYGGGYGGGYIAVPVVVVPITGGAGHYRKGGGGGGYYPSGGGCSTCGGGGGGGSWSQSSASAQSSSGSWGKK from the exons ATGCAGTGCATCCACCGAACACCTTTCACGATGGTAGTTCGTACTCTTGGAATAGTGCTCCTTTTTTCACTTGTCGCGACCCTTTCAGGGTTGCCGACTGCTATACCAG ACCCGGCGAATACACATAAAGAACACACGTTGTCGACCGACTTACAACCACCCCCGCTTGAGAAAGAACATCATGCCACAGTTTACATAATTAACTTGTACGCTGTAAAAAATAACAGCGGCAGTACGTCAGAggaaatgtttgaaaatgaaattattgaaaatgttcCTGACATATTAG AACCATTGGCAACTGTTCTTCTAGTAGTAGAAGATGATgacgaagaaagagaaagacactCACCTACCGACCTCGACGAATTCGCGGCTGAATTGGAAAGTCAAGGTATTATGGTTGACAAGATCAAAATAAACGATAAATCAAAAGTGCTCAAAATGAATTTGGAAAAGGAAAAGGCGCAGAAAATGATAGAATCGGCTTCGATACCGATTCACGAGAGAAAAGATCGGCAGAAGAGAACTCTCTACTGTAAAACGTGTAGAGGAGGTGGATACGGAGGAGGATACGGAGGAG GGTATATAGCAGTACCGGTTGTAGTCGTACCTATTACAGGAGGCGCAGGCCATTATCGTAaaggtggcggcggcggcggatATTATCCAAGCGGAGGCGGCTGTAGTACTTGCGg TGGTGGAGGCGGTGGAGGTTCGTGGTCCCAATCTTCTGCTTCGGCTCAATCTTCTTCTGGAAGTTG GGGAAAGAAATAA
- the LOC126853716 gene encoding keratin, type II cytoskeletal 1-like isoform X5, with amino-acid sequence MQCIHRTPFTMVVRTLGIVLLFSLVATLSGLPTAIPDPANTHKEHTLSTDLQPPPLEKEHHATVYIINLYAVKNNSGSTSEEMFENEIIENVPDILEPLATVLLVVEDDDEERERHSPTDLDEFAAELESQGIMVDKIKINDKSKVLKMNLEKEKAQKMIESASIPIHERKDRQKRTLYCKTCRGGGYGGGYGGVVPITGGAGHYRKGGGGGGYYPSGGGCSTCGGGGGGGSWSQSSASAQSSSGSWGKK; translated from the exons ATGCAGTGCATCCACCGAACACCTTTCACGATGGTAGTTCGTACTCTTGGAATAGTGCTCCTTTTTTCACTTGTCGCGACCCTTTCAGGGTTGCCGACTGCTATACCAG ACCCGGCGAATACACATAAAGAACACACGTTGTCGACCGACTTACAACCACCCCCGCTTGAGAAAGAACATCATGCCACAGTTTACATAATTAACTTGTACGCTGTAAAAAATAACAGCGGCAGTACGTCAGAggaaatgtttgaaaatgaaattattgaaaatgttcCTGACATATTAG AACCATTGGCAACTGTTCTTCTAGTAGTAGAAGATGATgacgaagaaagagaaagacactCACCTACCGACCTCGACGAATTCGCGGCTGAATTGGAAAGTCAAGGTATTATGGTTGACAAGATCAAAATAAACGATAAATCAAAAGTGCTCAAAATGAATTTGGAAAAGGAAAAGGCGCAGAAAATGATAGAATCGGCTTCGATACCGATTCACGAGAGAAAAGATCGGCAGAAGAGAACTCTCTACTGTAAAACGTGTAGAGGAGGTGGATACGGAGGAGGATACGGAGGAG TCGTACCTATTACAGGAGGCGCAGGCCATTATCGTAaaggtggcggcggcggcggatATTATCCAAGCGGAGGCGGCTGTAGTACTTGCGg TGGTGGAGGCGGTGGAGGTTCGTGGTCCCAATCTTCTGCTTCGGCTCAATCTTCTTCTGGAAGTTG GGGAAAGAAATAA
- the LOC126853716 gene encoding uncharacterized protein LOC126853716 isoform X3 — MQCIHRTPFTMVVRTLGIVLLFSLVATLSGLPTAIPDPANTHKEHTLSTDLQPPPLEKEHHATVYIINLYAVKNNSGSTSEEMFENEIIENVPDILEPLATVLLVVEDDDEERERHSPTDLDEFAAELESQGIMVDKIKINDKSKVLKMNLEKEKAQKMIESASIPIHERKDRQKRTLYCKTCRGGGYGGGYGGGGYPSGGGSCPTCGGGNYYPPSGGGGGGAGHYRKGGGGGGYYPSGGGCSTCGGGGGGGSWSQSSASAQSSSGSWGKK; from the exons ATGCAGTGCATCCACCGAACACCTTTCACGATGGTAGTTCGTACTCTTGGAATAGTGCTCCTTTTTTCACTTGTCGCGACCCTTTCAGGGTTGCCGACTGCTATACCAG ACCCGGCGAATACACATAAAGAACACACGTTGTCGACCGACTTACAACCACCCCCGCTTGAGAAAGAACATCATGCCACAGTTTACATAATTAACTTGTACGCTGTAAAAAATAACAGCGGCAGTACGTCAGAggaaatgtttgaaaatgaaattattgaaaatgttcCTGACATATTAG AACCATTGGCAACTGTTCTTCTAGTAGTAGAAGATGATgacgaagaaagagaaagacactCACCTACCGACCTCGACGAATTCGCGGCTGAATTGGAAAGTCAAGGTATTATGGTTGACAAGATCAAAATAAACGATAAATCAAAAGTGCTCAAAATGAATTTGGAAAAGGAAAAGGCGCAGAAAATGATAGAATCGGCTTCGATACCGATTCACGAGAGAAAAGATCGGCAGAAGAGAACTCTCTACTGTAAAACGTGTAGAGGAGGTGGATACGGAGGAGGATACGGAGGAGGTGGGTATCCGAGCGGAGGTGGTTCCTGTCCCACTTGTGGTGGAGGAAATTATTATCCTCctagtggtggtggtggtg GAGGCGCAGGCCATTATCGTAaaggtggcggcggcggcggatATTATCCAAGCGGAGGCGGCTGTAGTACTTGCGg TGGTGGAGGCGGTGGAGGTTCGTGGTCCCAATCTTCTGCTTCGGCTCAATCTTCTTCTGGAAGTTG GGGAAAGAAATAA
- the LOC126853716 gene encoding keratin, type 1 cytoskeletal 11-like isoform X6 — protein sequence MQCIHRTPFTMVVRTLGIVLLFSLVATLSGLPTAIPDPANTHKEHTLSTDLQPPPLEKEHHATVYIINLYAVKNNSGSTSEEMFENEIIENVPDILEPLATVLLVVEDDDEERERHSPTDLDEFAAELESQGIMVDKIKINDKSKVLKMNLEKEKAQKMIESASIPIHERKDRQKRTLYCKTCRGGGYGGGYGGGGAGHYRKGGGGGGYYPSGGGCSTCGGGGGGGSWSQSSASAQSSSGSWGKK from the exons ATGCAGTGCATCCACCGAACACCTTTCACGATGGTAGTTCGTACTCTTGGAATAGTGCTCCTTTTTTCACTTGTCGCGACCCTTTCAGGGTTGCCGACTGCTATACCAG ACCCGGCGAATACACATAAAGAACACACGTTGTCGACCGACTTACAACCACCCCCGCTTGAGAAAGAACATCATGCCACAGTTTACATAATTAACTTGTACGCTGTAAAAAATAACAGCGGCAGTACGTCAGAggaaatgtttgaaaatgaaattattgaaaatgttcCTGACATATTAG AACCATTGGCAACTGTTCTTCTAGTAGTAGAAGATGATgacgaagaaagagaaagacactCACCTACCGACCTCGACGAATTCGCGGCTGAATTGGAAAGTCAAGGTATTATGGTTGACAAGATCAAAATAAACGATAAATCAAAAGTGCTCAAAATGAATTTGGAAAAGGAAAAGGCGCAGAAAATGATAGAATCGGCTTCGATACCGATTCACGAGAGAAAAGATCGGCAGAAGAGAACTCTCTACTGTAAAACGTGTAGAGGAGGTGGATACGGAGGAGGATACGGAGGAG GAGGCGCAGGCCATTATCGTAaaggtggcggcggcggcggatATTATCCAAGCGGAGGCGGCTGTAGTACTTGCGg TGGTGGAGGCGGTGGAGGTTCGTGGTCCCAATCTTCTGCTTCGGCTCAATCTTCTTCTGGAAGTTG GGGAAAGAAATAA